In the Qipengyuania pelagi genome, one interval contains:
- a CDS encoding arsenate reductase family protein encodes MKATIWHNPKCGTSRKTLAILENMSKVELTVVEYLKDPPTAQKLAQLYSDAGLTPQEGLRLRGTDAEERGLPDASSEAVLAAMVADPILIERPLVETERGVRLCRPQDRVLEIL; translated from the coding sequence ATGAAGGCGACGATCTGGCACAATCCGAAATGCGGCACCTCGCGCAAGACGCTGGCGATCCTCGAAAACATGTCGAAGGTCGAGTTGACGGTAGTCGAGTATTTGAAGGACCCGCCCACGGCGCAGAAGCTGGCGCAGCTTTACAGCGATGCGGGGCTTACGCCGCAGGAAGGCTTGCGCCTGCGCGGGACCGATGCCGAGGAGCGCGGCCTGCCCGATGCATCAAGCGAGGCCGTGCTCGCGGCGATGGTGGCCGATCCGATCCTGATCGAGCGTCCCCTGGTCGAAACCGAGCGGGGCGTCAGGCTCTGCCGCCCGCAGGATCGCGTGCTGGAAATCCTCTAG
- a CDS encoding TonB-dependent receptor — MAESADSAAADAQPERSYLPAEIVVSGEREGYGNEDGSSATKTPTPLIDVPQGVSFITEDQLEDQSIRQLNDALRYVPGVSMESGEGHRDEVFIRGQESTADFYIDGLRDDAQYYRSLYNIERVEVLKGANALIFGRGAGGGAVNRVSKTAMLGRSGIGGQASVDNFGAFALLADANQPLGDNVALRLNATYEEFDNDRDFYEGRFIGISPTLTAALGPQTRLYATYTYDDDARVTDRGAPSLGGRPLTGYDETFFGDRDFNRASAETHIGRVRLTHEFAPGLSANATVQYADYDKIYANIVPSSTNGTTVSFGGYEDATDRENLIGHANLVWETAGEGFASTLLLGVEAGSQDTINARRNVTFASGNTAPLADVIALPAFSLAPVSRSRDSKLETLSAYVQEQFEIGGVVELVAGLRYDRFDLDTRDLISGTPGSRVDEKVSPRAGLIVKPSDRVSVYASYGESFLPQAGDQFILLSPGDSRFEPEKFTNYELGVKVAPMNDLLVTAAIFRLDRTKTRAPDPSGSGLTVLAGESRVEGFELAAVGEIASFWQANIGYTYLDGELRSTSDFGTAGARLQQLPKHQIAAWNRFDLNERLGFGLGVIHQSEQFASFSNTVVLPSYWRVDAAAYLTLTDRIGVQLNIENLFDEDYYPSAHGNNNIQPGDPFTARIGVRFEM; from the coding sequence ATGGCGGAAAGTGCCGATAGCGCTGCGGCGGACGCTCAACCGGAGCGCAGCTATCTCCCCGCCGAGATCGTCGTGAGCGGTGAGCGCGAAGGCTACGGCAATGAGGACGGATCCTCCGCCACCAAGACTCCGACGCCGCTCATCGACGTGCCCCAGGGCGTCAGCTTCATCACCGAAGACCAGCTCGAGGATCAGTCGATCCGCCAGCTCAACGATGCCCTGCGCTATGTCCCCGGCGTCAGCATGGAAAGCGGGGAAGGCCACCGTGACGAGGTGTTCATTCGCGGCCAGGAATCGACCGCCGATTTCTACATCGATGGCCTGCGCGACGATGCGCAATACTACCGCTCACTCTACAACATCGAACGTGTCGAGGTGTTGAAGGGCGCCAATGCGTTGATCTTCGGTCGTGGCGCAGGCGGCGGCGCAGTCAATCGCGTCTCCAAGACCGCGATGCTCGGTCGTTCGGGTATCGGCGGACAGGCCTCGGTCGACAATTTCGGCGCCTTCGCGCTTCTCGCCGATGCGAACCAGCCGCTTGGCGATAATGTCGCCCTGCGCCTCAATGCGACCTACGAGGAATTCGACAATGATCGCGATTTCTACGAAGGCCGCTTCATCGGCATCTCGCCGACGCTGACCGCCGCCCTCGGGCCGCAGACCCGTCTCTACGCGACCTACACTTATGACGACGATGCCCGCGTCACCGATCGCGGCGCCCCCTCCCTCGGCGGGCGGCCGCTGACGGGCTATGATGAGACCTTCTTCGGCGATCGCGATTTCAACCGCGCCAGCGCCGAAACCCATATCGGACGCGTGCGCCTAACGCATGAATTTGCGCCCGGCCTGTCCGCCAACGCCACCGTGCAATATGCCGATTACGACAAGATCTACGCCAATATCGTCCCCTCCAGCACGAACGGCACGACCGTGTCCTTCGGCGGATACGAGGACGCGACCGATCGCGAGAATCTGATCGGCCATGCGAACCTCGTCTGGGAGACCGCGGGCGAAGGCTTTGCATCGACCCTGCTGCTCGGTGTCGAGGCGGGGAGCCAGGATACGATCAACGCGCGCCGCAACGTGACCTTCGCGTCGGGCAACACCGCTCCGCTCGCCGATGTGATCGCCCTGCCCGCCTTCTCACTCGCCCCCGTTTCGCGCTCGCGAGACAGCAAGCTCGAAACCCTCTCCGCCTATGTGCAGGAACAGTTCGAGATCGGCGGCGTGGTCGAACTGGTCGCGGGGCTGCGCTACGATCGCTTCGATCTCGACACGCGCGATCTGATCTCCGGCACGCCCGGCAGTCGGGTCGACGAGAAGGTCAGCCCGCGCGCCGGCCTGATCGTTAAGCCCAGCGACCGCGTCTCGGTCTATGCCAGCTATGGCGAAAGCTTCCTGCCCCAGGCGGGCGACCAGTTCATCCTGCTCTCGCCCGGCGACAGCCGGTTCGAGCCCGAGAAATTCACCAATTACGAACTCGGCGTGAAGGTCGCGCCGATGAACGACCTGCTCGTCACCGCGGCGATCTTCCGGCTCGACCGCACCAAGACCCGCGCCCCCGATCCCAGCGGTTCGGGCCTGACCGTCCTGGCGGGGGAAAGCCGGGTGGAAGGGTTCGAACTCGCCGCCGTGGGCGAGATCGCATCCTTCTGGCAGGCCAATATCGGCTACACCTATCTCGACGGCGAATTGCGCAGCACCTCCGATTTCGGAACGGCGGGTGCACGGCTCCAGCAGCTTCCCAAGCACCAGATCGCCGCCTGGAACCGCTTCGATCTGAACGAGAGACTGGGCTTCGGCCTCGGCGTGATCCACCAGTCCGAACAATTCGCCAGCTTCAGCAACACGGTGGTCCTGCCGAGCTATTGGCGGGTCGACGCTGCCGCCTATCTGACGCTGACCGATCGGATCGGCGTGCAGCTCAATATCGAAAACCTGTTCGACGAGGACTATTACCCCTCCGCCCACGGCAACAACAACATCCAGCCGGGCGATCCCTTCACGGCGAGGATCGGTGTGCGCTTCGAGATGTAG
- a CDS encoding 2Fe-2S iron-sulfur cluster-binding protein, protein MSRMTVNGRPVEYLMDEDTPLLWALRDASNLTGTKYGCGNGDCGACMVHVDGVALRACLITIAEAEGRFVTTIEGLSRDRSHPLQQAMVAEQAIQCGFCTPGIVMAAAALLADNPAPDEAAIKAAIPNICRCGVYPRLIRAVERAGRVARRQERVTAAPAPGVEAADAAREEPALTPPEA, encoded by the coding sequence GTGTCGCGAATGACGGTGAACGGCCGACCGGTCGAATATCTGATGGATGAGGATACGCCGCTATTATGGGCGCTGCGCGATGCTTCGAACCTGACGGGCACGAAATATGGCTGCGGAAATGGCGATTGCGGGGCCTGCATGGTGCATGTCGACGGGGTTGCCCTGCGCGCCTGCCTGATCACGATCGCCGAGGCCGAGGGGCGCTTCGTGACCACGATCGAAGGCCTGTCGCGCGATCGCTCGCATCCCCTCCAACAGGCCATGGTGGCCGAACAGGCGATCCAGTGCGGGTTCTGCACGCCGGGGATCGTGATGGCCGCCGCCGCGCTTCTCGCCGACAATCCGGCGCCCGACGAGGCGGCGATCAAGGCCGCCATCCCCAATATCTGCCGCTGCGGCGTCTATCCGCGCCTGATCCGCGCGGTGGAGCGGGCCGGGCGAGTGGCGCGCCGTCAGGAGCGCGTGACCGCCGCGCCCGCTCCGGGTGTCGAGGCGGCGGACGCCGCGCGTGAGGAACCCGCGCTGACGCCGCCTGAGGCCTAG
- a CDS encoding MATE family efflux transporter, with protein sequence MSDTAQDTRGKLTRGSIRGHLVTQTTPMIIGVAAIMSIGLVDAYFIGQLGRTELAAISFIFPISVALTSMGVGVMVGINSVVARALGEGDWDKAARRANFGMVFAVCVGVILGLALFALLGPLFALMNADAATLPYIRAYMQPFALGFPLLMAIMGINGTLRGQGEARKTSYISICYAAANWVLDPILITGAFGVEGFGIVGATYATLTGWAIAIVLGLYLIRKTDLPFNPALIREGSIGAPLGAIARVAAPAAFSNSINPIGLSVLTALVAIEGQAAVAGFGAAGRLQSFATVPLLALSGSIGAIVGQNWGASQYERARRAVRWAFGFCVVYGLAIALVLFGFGERFASLFSDDPAVVAQFDAYLRIAVWGYAGFGLLITANGVLNAVDKASLALLQSFARVFLVMMPFAWLLRGSWGADAIYAAELVANLAGGALGAYIGWRVLRDKGEGSARPA encoded by the coding sequence ATGAGCGATACGGCCCAAGACACGCGCGGCAAGCTGACGCGCGGCAGCATTCGGGGCCATCTCGTCACCCAGACCACCCCGATGATCATCGGGGTCGCGGCGATCATGTCGATCGGACTGGTCGACGCCTATTTCATCGGCCAGCTGGGCCGGACCGAACTCGCGGCGATTTCCTTTATCTTCCCCATCAGCGTCGCGCTCACCAGCATGGGCGTGGGCGTGATGGTGGGCATCAATTCGGTGGTCGCGCGCGCGCTGGGCGAAGGGGATTGGGACAAAGCGGCACGGCGAGCCAATTTCGGCATGGTGTTCGCGGTCTGCGTGGGCGTGATCCTGGGCCTGGCGCTGTTCGCCCTGCTCGGTCCGCTGTTCGCTTTGATGAACGCCGACGCGGCGACACTCCCCTATATCCGCGCCTATATGCAGCCCTTCGCGCTGGGCTTCCCGCTTTTGATGGCGATCATGGGGATCAACGGGACGCTGCGCGGCCAGGGCGAGGCGCGCAAGACCAGCTACATCTCGATCTGCTATGCGGCGGCGAACTGGGTGCTCGATCCGATCCTGATAACCGGCGCTTTTGGCGTCGAGGGGTTCGGCATCGTCGGTGCGACCTATGCGACGTTGACCGGCTGGGCCATCGCGATCGTGCTCGGCCTCTATCTCATCCGCAAGACCGACCTGCCCTTCAACCCCGCGCTCATTCGCGAAGGCAGCATCGGCGCACCCCTTGGCGCGATCGCGCGGGTTGCCGCGCCCGCAGCGTTCTCCAACTCCATCAATCCCATCGGCCTGTCGGTCCTCACCGCGCTCGTCGCGATCGAGGGGCAGGCGGCGGTGGCCGGGTTCGGCGCAGCGGGACGCTTGCAGAGCTTCGCCACGGTGCCCCTCCTCGCTTTGTCGGGGTCGATCGGAGCGATCGTCGGGCAGAATTGGGGCGCATCGCAATACGAACGGGCGCGCCGCGCGGTGCGCTGGGCATTTGGCTTCTGCGTTGTGTATGGCCTTGCCATTGCCCTCGTCCTGTTCGGGTTCGGCGAACGCTTCGCCAGCCTGTTCAGCGACGATCCGGCAGTCGTCGCCCAGTTCGATGCATATCTGAGGATCGCGGTCTGGGGCTATGCCGGGTTCGGCCTGCTGATAACCGCCAATGGTGTCCTCAACGCGGTCGACAAAGCGAGCCTTGCGCTGCTCCAGAGCTTCGCGCGCGTTTTCCTCGTGATGATGCCCTTTGCCTGGCTGCTGCGCGGATCGTGGGGCGCGGACGCGATCTATGCCGCCGAACTGGTCGCCAATCTCGCCGGTGGAGCACTCGGCGCCTATATCGGCTGGCGCGTGCTGCGCGACAAAGGAGAGGGGAGCGCCAGGCCGGCCTGA